One stretch of Chloroflexia bacterium SDU3-3 DNA includes these proteins:
- a CDS encoding LacI family transcriptional regulator: MSKESKSVSNTNNPPDAAEPGPRRPPTSADVARSAGVSRATVSYVLNGVADSRISEETRAKVRAAADALGYTPHAMARSLRAGSSQIVLLPRYELPSSPMPVQFQEGLAARIGEKGYTVISHLDPLAQGVEAARTWASLRPVGLYVEAQRLNRRAIEILRIAGTKAILLSSEKPSRLAPTLVVNHKDVGACAAEHLIGRGHRRLAAVVPREAGIHGLGIERYTGMAKVAEQHGLAVQRIDMAYDAQQATRVVATWRAGPRPDAVLTYNDDFAMLLMRAIQDAGMAIPGDVAVIGVDDLSYCDLLRPRLTSVRLGVEHAIDVAATAFLRLIEGHEIDTSVRYLLPSVVVRESA; this comes from the coding sequence ATGAGCAAAGAAAGCAAGAGCGTGAGCAACACCAACAACCCGCCGGACGCCGCCGAGCCTGGGCCGCGCCGCCCGCCCACCAGCGCCGACGTGGCCCGCAGCGCCGGGGTCTCGCGCGCCACCGTCTCGTATGTGCTAAACGGCGTGGCCGATAGCCGGATCAGCGAGGAGACGCGGGCCAAGGTCCGGGCCGCCGCCGACGCGCTGGGCTACACCCCGCATGCCATGGCCCGCTCGCTGCGGGCTGGCAGCAGCCAGATCGTGCTGCTGCCGCGCTACGAGCTGCCCAGCAGCCCCATGCCGGTGCAGTTTCAAGAGGGGCTGGCCGCGCGCATCGGCGAGAAGGGCTACACCGTGATCTCGCACCTCGACCCGCTGGCGCAGGGCGTCGAGGCGGCGCGCACCTGGGCCTCGCTGCGGCCTGTGGGACTGTATGTCGAGGCCCAGCGCCTCAACCGCCGCGCGATCGAGATCCTGCGGATCGCGGGCACCAAGGCCATCCTGCTGAGCAGCGAGAAGCCCTCGCGCCTGGCCCCCACGCTGGTGGTGAACCATAAGGATGTGGGCGCGTGCGCCGCCGAGCACCTGATCGGGCGCGGCCACCGGCGGCTGGCGGCGGTGGTCCCGCGCGAGGCGGGCATCCATGGTCTGGGCATCGAGCGCTACACCGGCATGGCCAAGGTGGCCGAGCAGCACGGGCTGGCGGTGCAGCGGATCGATATGGCCTACGACGCCCAGCAGGCCACGCGTGTGGTGGCCACATGGCGGGCAGGCCCACGCCCCGACGCCGTGCTCACCTACAACGACGACTTCGCCATGCTGCTGATGCGCGCCATCCAGGATGCGGGCATGGCCATCCCCGGCGACGTGGCGGTGATCGGGGTGGATGACCTCTCGTACTGCGACCTGCTGCGCCCGCGCCTCACCTCGGTGCGGCTGGGGGTCGAGCACGCCATCGATGTGGCCGCCACCGCCTTCCTGCGCCTGATCGAGGGCCACGAGATCGACACCTCGGTGCGCTACCTGCTGCCGTCGGTGGTGGTGCGCGAGTCGGCGTGA
- a CDS encoding beta-glucosidase — MDETKINQLLDAMTLEEQVALLAGASFWETVPVERLGIPAIKVSDGPNGARGGGSLVGGVSAACFPAGISLGSSWNTALIEQVGKALGEEAKTKGATVLLAPTVNLHRSTLNGRNFEAYSEDPYLTAEIGKAYIEGVQSTGVGATIKHYVGNESEFERMTINSEIDERALRELYLLPFEVAVKQAHVWAVMAAYNKVNGTYASENARTQIEILKDEWGFDGVVMSDWFATHSVAETLNGGLDLEMPGPTKFRGEQLVAAVRQGQVSAEAVRESARRMLRLIARTGAFERQGGIPDEQAVNRPDHQALARRAAAEGIVLLKNEGVLPLDPAKIDSIAIIGPNAKTARIMGGGSAQVNAHYRVSPYEGVAAQVGEQVELAFAPGSTNHKLLPLLGGGFVVEYFNSPDLSGPVVWQSQTSEAELMWFNEIGPGINPQRFSARISGQFVAEEDGEYHFGLVSAGKSRLLVDGKLVVENWEQWQPGDTYFGGGSVEAIGTLVCKKGQTYVLSVEYGSTGASGLGINAVRAGVILPLGEDAIEQAARLAAQSDAAVLFVGLSGEWDSEGADRPHMDLVGRQDELIARVAAANPRTVVVLQTGGPITMPWLGQVAGVLQAWYPGQECGNAISDVLFGAVNPSGHLPQSFPHRLEDNPAFLNYPGENGKVRYGEGIFIGYRYYEKKKIAPLFPFGFGLSYTSFAYTNLRLSASSILPGGQLTATVDVANTGERAGQAVVQLYVRDPQSRLARPEKELKGFAKVELAPGETRSVAITLDMRSLAYYDDARAAWVADAGAFEVLIGSSAADIHQRASFSLAEEWHEPASAKSSPVSA, encoded by the coding sequence ATGGATGAGACGAAGATCAACCAGCTGCTCGACGCGATGACGCTTGAGGAGCAGGTGGCCCTGCTGGCCGGGGCCTCGTTCTGGGAGACAGTGCCGGTCGAGCGGCTGGGCATACCGGCCATCAAGGTCTCGGATGGCCCGAACGGCGCGCGCGGCGGCGGCAGCCTGGTGGGCGGCGTCAGCGCCGCCTGCTTCCCCGCAGGCATCTCGCTCGGCTCCAGCTGGAACACCGCTCTGATCGAGCAGGTGGGCAAGGCCCTAGGCGAGGAGGCCAAGACCAAGGGCGCGACCGTGCTGCTGGCCCCCACCGTCAACCTGCACCGCTCCACGCTCAACGGGCGCAACTTCGAGGCCTACTCCGAAGATCCCTACCTGACCGCCGAGATCGGCAAGGCCTATATCGAGGGCGTGCAGAGCACCGGCGTGGGCGCGACCATCAAGCACTATGTGGGCAACGAGTCCGAGTTCGAGCGCATGACGATCAACTCGGAGATCGACGAGCGCGCCCTACGCGAGCTGTACCTGCTGCCCTTCGAGGTGGCCGTGAAGCAGGCCCACGTGTGGGCGGTGATGGCGGCCTACAACAAGGTGAACGGCACCTACGCCAGCGAGAACGCCCGCACCCAGATCGAGATCCTGAAGGACGAGTGGGGCTTCGACGGCGTGGTGATGTCCGACTGGTTCGCCACCCACAGCGTGGCCGAGACGCTGAACGGCGGCCTCGACCTGGAGATGCCCGGGCCGACCAAGTTCCGCGGCGAGCAGCTGGTGGCCGCCGTGCGCCAGGGCCAGGTGAGCGCCGAGGCGGTGCGCGAGAGCGCCCGCCGCATGCTGCGCCTGATCGCCCGCACCGGCGCGTTCGAGCGCCAGGGCGGCATCCCCGACGAGCAGGCGGTCAACCGCCCCGACCACCAGGCGCTGGCCCGCCGCGCCGCCGCCGAGGGCATCGTGCTGCTGAAGAACGAGGGCGTGCTGCCGCTCGACCCGGCCAAGATCGACAGCATCGCGATCATCGGCCCCAACGCCAAGACCGCCCGGATCATGGGCGGCGGCAGCGCCCAGGTGAACGCGCACTACCGCGTCAGCCCCTACGAGGGCGTGGCGGCCCAGGTGGGCGAGCAGGTGGAGCTGGCCTTCGCGCCGGGCAGCACCAACCACAAGCTGCTGCCGCTGCTGGGCGGCGGCTTCGTCGTCGAGTACTTCAACAGCCCCGACCTCTCCGGCCCGGTCGTCTGGCAGAGCCAGACCAGCGAGGCCGAGCTGATGTGGTTCAACGAGATCGGCCCGGGCATCAACCCGCAGCGCTTCTCGGCGCGGATCAGCGGCCAGTTCGTGGCCGAGGAGGACGGCGAGTACCACTTTGGGCTGGTGAGCGCGGGCAAGAGCCGCCTGCTGGTGGATGGCAAGCTGGTGGTGGAGAACTGGGAGCAGTGGCAGCCCGGCGACACCTACTTCGGCGGCGGCAGCGTGGAGGCGATCGGCACCCTGGTGTGCAAGAAGGGCCAGACCTACGTGCTCAGCGTCGAGTACGGCTCCACCGGCGCGAGCGGCCTGGGCATCAACGCCGTGCGCGCAGGCGTCATCCTGCCGCTGGGCGAGGACGCGATCGAGCAGGCCGCGCGGCTGGCCGCCCAGTCCGATGCGGCGGTGCTGTTCGTGGGCCTCAGCGGCGAGTGGGACAGCGAGGGTGCCGACCGCCCTCACATGGATCTGGTGGGGCGGCAGGATGAGCTGATCGCCCGTGTGGCGGCGGCCAACCCGCGCACCGTGGTGGTGCTGCAGACCGGCGGGCCGATCACCATGCCCTGGCTGGGACAGGTGGCGGGCGTGCTGCAGGCATGGTACCCCGGCCAGGAGTGCGGCAACGCGATCAGCGATGTGCTGTTCGGCGCGGTCAACCCCTCGGGCCACCTGCCCCAGAGCTTCCCGCACCGGCTGGAGGACAACCCGGCCTTCCTCAACTACCCCGGCGAGAATGGCAAGGTGCGCTACGGCGAGGGTATCTTCATCGGCTACCGCTACTACGAGAAGAAGAAGATCGCGCCGCTCTTCCCCTTCGGCTTCGGCCTCTCGTACACCAGCTTCGCCTACACCAACCTGCGCCTGAGCGCATCCAGCATCCTGCCAGGCGGCCAGCTGACCGCCACGGTGGATGTGGCCAACACCGGCGAGCGCGCCGGGCAGGCGGTGGTGCAGCTCTACGTGCGCGACCCGCAGTCGCGCCTGGCCCGCCCCGAGAAGGAGCTGAAGGGCTTCGCCAAGGTCGAGCTGGCCCCCGGCGAGACCCGCAGCGTGGCGATCACGCTCGACATGCGCTCGCTGGCCTACTACGACGACGCCCGCGCCGCCTGGGTGGCCGACGCAGGCGCGTTCGAGGTGCTGATCGGCAGCTCCGCCGCCGACATCCACCAGCGCGCCAGCTTCAGCCTAGCCGAGGAGTGGCACGAGCCAGCCAGCGCCAAATCTTCGCCTGTGAGCGCCTAG
- the aroC gene encoding chorismate synthase, producing the protein MGGNSFGQIFRLTTWGESHGPGVGCVVDGCPAGLALGEEDIQRELDRRRVGQSRMTSARQEPDKVQIASGVFEGRTTGTPIAMMVWNQDAKSAHYSNIKDMYRPGHADYTWDAKYGFRDHRGGGRSSARETIGRVAGGAVAKLLLASAGISVLAWTSRLGDLEAKEFDEAEIERNLMRCPDAAVAAQMVERVDAARRSLDSLGGVVEVRARGVPPGLGEPVFDKLQADIGKAMFSIPAIKGVEFGEGFGVAGFRGSEHNDPFVRRADGSIGTTSNHHGGILGGISSGEEIVLRLAAKPPASIAQPQQTVDRDGEAQTIEIHGRHDPTVLPRLVPIAEAMLALVLADHLLRQRSARVAL; encoded by the coding sequence ATGGGTGGAAATAGCTTCGGGCAGATCTTTCGGCTGACCACGTGGGGCGAGTCGCATGGGCCGGGGGTGGGCTGCGTGGTGGATGGCTGCCCCGCCGGCCTCGCGCTGGGCGAGGAGGACATCCAGCGCGAGCTCGACCGGCGGCGGGTGGGCCAGAGCCGCATGACCTCGGCGCGGCAGGAGCCGGACAAGGTGCAGATCGCATCGGGCGTGTTCGAGGGCCGCACCACCGGCACCCCGATCGCCATGATGGTCTGGAACCAGGATGCCAAGTCGGCCCACTACAGCAATATCAAGGACATGTATCGCCCCGGCCACGCCGACTACACCTGGGATGCCAAGTACGGCTTCCGCGACCACCGCGGCGGCGGGCGCTCCAGCGCGCGCGAGACCATCGGGCGCGTGGCGGGCGGCGCGGTGGCCAAGCTGCTGCTGGCCAGCGCTGGCATCTCGGTGCTGGCCTGGACATCGCGCCTAGGCGACCTGGAGGCCAAGGAGTTCGACGAGGCCGAGATCGAGCGCAACCTGATGCGCTGCCCCGACGCCGCCGTGGCCGCCCAGATGGTGGAGCGGGTGGACGCTGCGCGGCGCAGCCTCGACTCGCTGGGCGGCGTGGTGGAGGTGCGGGCGCGCGGCGTGCCGCCCGGCCTGGGCGAGCCAGTGTTTGACAAACTGCAAGCCGATATCGGCAAGGCCATGTTCTCCATCCCGGCGATTAAGGGCGTGGAGTTCGGCGAGGGCTTTGGGGTGGCGGGCTTCCGTGGCTCCGAGCACAACGACCCGTTCGTGCGCCGCGCCGACGGCAGCATCGGCACCACATCCAACCACCACGGCGGCATCCTGGGCGGCATCTCTAGCGGCGAGGAGATCGTGCTGCGACTGGCGGCCAAGCCCCCGGCCTCGATCGCCCAGCCCCAGCAGACGGTGGACCGCGACGGCGAGGCGCAGACCATCGAGATCCACGGGCGGCACGACCCGACGGTGCTGCCGCGCCTGGTGCCGATCGCCGAGGCCATGCTGGCCCTGGTGCTGGCCGACCACCTGCTGCGCCAGCGCTCGGCGCGGGTGGCGCTCTAG
- a CDS encoding biotin--[acetyl-CoA-carboxylase] ligase: MHYTAAMTTDTPLIGSQIERHAQVGSTNDMVRERARAGAAEGLAIIADEQTKGRGRLGRAWAAPPGGCLLLSALLRPTWLPPADSFLITMLAATALCEAAELAAPQLRARLKWPNDLLLPAAPQPNAPLRKAAGILCELAVERGQIAHVALGIGVNVSWHPQGVVDGRDLGAQATSLGAASGQPVDRERLLAALLTRLDARYAALRRGHRESLFAEWQGRLATLGQQVEVSIPGAGVLRGLAEGVDRNGSLILRGGDGQRHTITAGDVQA; the protein is encoded by the coding sequence ATGCACTATACTGCCGCCATGACAACCGACACCCCTCTCATCGGGAGCCAGATCGAGCGCCACGCGCAGGTCGGCTCCACCAACGACATGGTGCGCGAGCGCGCCAGGGCCGGGGCCGCCGAGGGCCTGGCGATCATCGCCGACGAGCAGACCAAGGGGCGCGGTCGCCTGGGCCGCGCCTGGGCCGCGCCGCCCGGCGGCTGCCTGCTGCTCTCGGCGCTGCTGCGGCCCACGTGGCTTCCGCCCGCCGACTCGTTCCTGATCACCATGCTGGCCGCCACCGCGCTGTGCGAGGCCGCCGAGCTGGCCGCGCCCCAGCTGCGGGCCCGGCTGAAATGGCCCAACGACCTGCTGCTGCCCGCCGCGCCGCAGCCCAACGCGCCGCTGCGCAAGGCCGCAGGCATCCTCTGCGAGCTGGCGGTGGAGCGGGGCCAGATCGCCCACGTGGCCCTGGGCATCGGCGTGAACGTCAGCTGGCACCCGCAGGGCGTGGTGGATGGCCGCGATCTGGGCGCGCAGGCCACCAGCCTGGGCGCGGCCAGCGGCCAGCCGGTGGACCGCGAGCGGCTGCTGGCCGCGCTGCTGACCAGGCTCGACGCCCGCTACGCGGCGCTGCGGCGCGGCCACCGCGAGTCGCTGTTTGCCGAGTGGCAGGGGCGGCTGGCCACACTCGGCCAGCAGGTGGAGGTGAGCATCCCCGGCGCGGGCGTGCTGCGCGGCCTGGCCGAGGGCGTGGACCGCAACGGCTCGCTCATCCTGCGCGGCGGCGACGGCCAGCGCCACACCATCACCGCTGGCGACGTGCAGGCGTAG
- a CDS encoding MFS transporter, which yields MSTNIQHAGTLPVEKKAPSFGRLLFSLLFANVAMYVVYISVLQIFLPQQVELLDPANKVTNFGIVSGISAIVATVANPLAGALSDKTRSRFGRRTPWILGGGLGALLALMLLGNMQTLFWITVAWCLVQATMNCFQSAITAIIPERVAAEKRGTASAVVGIGVPIGSIAGVALASMFAQSLLTGYTVIGLIIAVVSFLFVALNHEPPLPAEEAQPAQKPSFSPGRMLADFFSSLSHRDFAWAFASRALIMLGYFLVSGYQLYLLKDYIRLDAGQDPAALVVTLTTISTVAMVVATLLGGLLSDKLGRRKIFVGVAALLMAGALLIPFFSPTFAAMMLFSAINGFAFGCYNAVDTALITLVLPDQENNARDLGILNLANAGPQIIAPFIAAVVISSLGGYSALFVSGAALALGSAAAIIPVRSVR from the coding sequence ATGAGCACGAATATTCAGCACGCGGGCACTCTCCCTGTCGAGAAAAAAGCCCCGAGCTTTGGCCGTCTGCTGTTCTCCCTGCTGTTCGCAAACGTCGCGATGTACGTGGTCTACATCAGCGTGCTGCAGATCTTCCTCCCGCAGCAGGTGGAGCTGCTCGACCCCGCAAATAAAGTTACCAACTTCGGCATTGTCTCCGGCATCAGCGCGATCGTGGCCACGGTGGCCAACCCGCTGGCCGGGGCGCTTTCGGACAAAACCCGCAGCCGCTTCGGGCGGCGCACGCCCTGGATCTTGGGCGGCGGCCTGGGCGCGCTGCTGGCGCTGATGCTGCTGGGCAATATGCAGACGCTGTTCTGGATCACCGTGGCGTGGTGCCTCGTGCAGGCCACCATGAACTGCTTCCAGTCGGCGATCACCGCGATCATCCCCGAGCGCGTGGCCGCCGAGAAGCGCGGCACCGCATCGGCGGTGGTGGGCATCGGCGTGCCGATCGGCTCGATCGCAGGAGTGGCGCTGGCCTCCATGTTCGCCCAGTCGCTGCTCACCGGCTACACCGTCATCGGCCTGATCATCGCGGTGGTGTCCTTCCTGTTCGTGGCGCTGAACCACGAGCCGCCGCTGCCCGCCGAGGAGGCCCAGCCCGCCCAGAAGCCCAGCTTCTCGCCAGGGCGCATGCTGGCCGACTTCTTCTCCAGCCTGTCGCACCGCGATTTCGCCTGGGCCTTCGCCAGCCGCGCCCTGATCATGCTGGGCTACTTTCTGGTCAGCGGCTACCAGCTCTACCTGCTGAAGGACTATATCCGGCTGGATGCGGGCCAGGACCCCGCCGCGCTAGTGGTCACGCTCACCACCATCTCGACCGTCGCGATGGTGGTCGCCACGCTGCTGGGCGGGCTGCTGTCCGACAAGCTGGGCCGCCGCAAGATCTTCGTGGGCGTGGCCGCGCTGCTGATGGCCGGGGCGCTGCTGATCCCGTTCTTCTCGCCCACCTTCGCGGCCATGATGCTCTTTAGCGCGATCAACGGCTTCGCGTTCGGCTGCTACAACGCGGTGGACACCGCCCTGATCACGCTGGTGCTGCCCGACCAGGAGAACAACGCCCGCGATCTGGGCATCCTGAACCTGGCCAACGCCGGGCCGCAGATCATCGCCCCGTTCATCGCGGCGGTCGTCATCTCCAGCCTGGGCGGCTACTCGGCGCTGTTTGTGAGCGGGGCCGCGCTGGCCCTCGGCTCGGCGGCGGCGATCATTCCGGTGCGCAGCGTGCGCTAG
- a CDS encoding DeoR/GlpR transcriptional regulator yields MAQGSAIEDVLGDTPTPLMLDRRARIADLVRQRGSMRVQELADLFQVSTVTIRTDLVQLEKDGQLIRDRGGAVAHVQRSALVAFDLRTSINPDAKRQIGQAAAQLVCPGDTIMMDAGTTVVEMAKHLQPAAPLTVVTNALNVALELRALRDVRSLILGGTVNYETFGTQGPLAEQDLGNLVVQKLFLAAETVDLEAGITDSTVEIAQVKRAMIRASKQIILLADSTKWGRVGFIKVLPLHAIHTVVTDSGLDADMRRTLERMGVAVVIA; encoded by the coding sequence ATGGCGCAGGGAAGTGCAATCGAGGATGTCCTAGGGGACACGCCCACACCGTTGATGCTCGACCGCAGGGCGCGGATCGCCGATCTGGTGCGCCAGCGCGGCTCCATGCGCGTGCAGGAGCTGGCCGATCTGTTCCAGGTCTCCACCGTCACCATCCGCACCGACCTGGTGCAGCTGGAGAAAGATGGCCAGCTCATCCGCGACCGCGGCGGCGCGGTGGCCCACGTGCAGCGCAGCGCCCTGGTGGCCTTCGACCTGCGCACCAGCATCAACCCCGACGCCAAGCGCCAGATCGGCCAGGCCGCCGCCCAGCTGGTGTGCCCCGGCGACACGATCATGATGGACGCTGGCACCACCGTGGTGGAGATGGCCAAGCACCTGCAGCCCGCCGCGCCGCTGACCGTGGTGACTAACGCGCTCAACGTGGCGCTGGAGCTGCGCGCCCTGCGCGATGTGCGCAGCCTGATCCTGGGCGGCACCGTCAACTACGAGACGTTTGGCACCCAGGGGCCGCTGGCCGAGCAGGATCTGGGCAATCTGGTGGTGCAGAAGCTCTTCCTCGCCGCCGAGACGGTGGATCTGGAGGCGGGCATCACCGACTCGACGGTGGAGATCGCCCAGGTCAAGCGGGCCATGATCCGCGCATCCAAGCAGATCATCCTGCTGGCCGACTCGACAAAATGGGGGCGGGTGGGCTTTATCAAGGTGCTGCCGCTGCACGCCATCCACACGGTCGTCACCGACAGCGGGCTGGACGCCGACATGCGCCGCACGCTAGAGCGCATGGGCGTGGCGGTGGTGATCGCCTAG
- a CDS encoding peptidoglycan DD-metalloendopeptidase family protein, giving the protein MSGVIGFIIWQRHGTEVAQATPTASALALAPSPTPTRTPAIPTEAPTPVPAPYFDGQRLTYEPGFNVPQIQAWLDTQPGRLKTMAFSVGDRRHSFAESLYSQTSYYSVNPKVILALLELQGGLVSNPDPSPDALGWAAGYQGDEGRYRGVQSQVRWAVRRILYAKRDFPSGAPFTFIDKSTAPPDAGLSYGAYVIAAVLAPTTTQEGLPGLMQRYRETYTRMFGDPCLPLAGMPAPAMPFLRWPLEGPEPISSFFDHDAPFLTRVPGAPITTYWGNDETDPAFAYDGHDGWDYAAAPPDLVLAAADGEVTFAGNADDNCATRAVIIDHGNGYRTMYWHLALVYAEIGEQVKAGETLGVVGESGCAKGPHLHFGVQYLGRDIDPYGWCGKGTDPWASNPSGSASAWLWADKLSPCAAPPSHVLLVDTDAQGFTRTGEGWKTVVPGYGGDALAIASIQRPPTPTPTLAPGTVLPTEPPRTATPTPSVSPTPVTPTPIPTPATARWTTVIPRSGRYQVMAYIPYALSGLNDAREVRYRVTSDDGERVVTVSQSVDANEWAYLGTYSYTVGQQASVLLDNQAELGGSSVWADAVVWVPEDGEPAAQQPR; this is encoded by the coding sequence TTGAGCGGGGTGATAGGCTTCATCATCTGGCAGCGCCACGGCACCGAGGTCGCGCAGGCCACGCCCACCGCCTCGGCGCTGGCGCTGGCCCCCAGCCCCACGCCCACGCGCACGCCCGCCATCCCCACCGAGGCGCCGACGCCCGTGCCCGCGCCCTACTTCGACGGCCAGCGGCTCACCTACGAGCCGGGCTTCAATGTGCCGCAGATCCAGGCCTGGCTCGATACGCAGCCGGGCAGGCTAAAGACGATGGCCTTCTCGGTCGGCGATCGGCGGCACAGCTTCGCCGAGTCGCTCTACAGCCAGACCAGCTACTACAGCGTCAACCCCAAGGTGATCCTGGCCCTGCTGGAGCTGCAGGGCGGCCTGGTGTCGAACCCCGACCCCAGCCCCGACGCGCTGGGCTGGGCGGCGGGCTACCAGGGCGATGAGGGCCGCTACCGTGGGGTGCAGTCGCAGGTGCGCTGGGCGGTGCGCCGCATCCTCTACGCCAAGCGCGATTTCCCCAGCGGCGCGCCCTTCACCTTCATCGACAAATCCACCGCCCCGCCCGACGCGGGCCTGAGCTACGGCGCGTATGTGATCGCCGCCGTGCTTGCGCCCACCACCACTCAGGAGGGCCTGCCGGGGCTGATGCAGCGCTACCGCGAGACCTACACGCGCATGTTCGGCGACCCCTGCCTGCCGCTGGCGGGCATGCCCGCGCCCGCGATGCCCTTCCTGCGCTGGCCGCTGGAGGGGCCGGAGCCGATCAGCTCGTTCTTCGACCACGACGCGCCCTTCCTCACCCGCGTGCCCGGCGCGCCGATCACTACCTACTGGGGCAACGACGAGACCGACCCGGCCTTCGCCTACGACGGCCACGACGGCTGGGACTACGCCGCCGCGCCGCCCGACCTGGTGCTGGCCGCCGCCGATGGCGAGGTGACGTTTGCGGGCAACGCCGACGACAACTGCGCCACGCGGGCGGTGATCATCGACCACGGCAACGGCTACCGCACCATGTACTGGCACCTGGCGCTGGTCTACGCCGAGATCGGCGAGCAGGTGAAGGCGGGCGAGACCCTGGGCGTGGTGGGCGAGAGCGGCTGCGCCAAGGGGCCGCACCTGCACTTTGGCGTGCAGTACCTGGGCCGCGACATCGACCCCTACGGCTGGTGCGGCAAGGGCACCGACCCGTGGGCCAGCAACCCCTCGGGCAGCGCCAGCGCCTGGCTGTGGGCCGATAAGCTCTCGCCCTGCGCCGCGCCGCCCAGCCACGTGCTGCTGGTGGACACCGACGCGCAGGGCTTCACGCGCACCGGCGAGGGCTGGAAGACTGTGGTTCCCGGCTACGGCGGCGACGCGCTGGCGATCGCCTCCATCCAGCGCCCGCCCACGCCCACGCCCACGCTCGCGCCCGGCACGGTGCTGCCCACCGAGCCGCCGCGCACCGCCACGCCCACGCCGTCGGTCTCGCCCACGCCCGTGACGCCCACGCCCATCCCAACCCCGGCCACGGCGCGCTGGACCACCGTGATCCCGCGCAGCGGTCGCTATCAGGTGATGGCCTACATCCCCTATGCGCTGAGCGGCCTGAACGACGCGCGCGAGGTGCGCTACCGCGTGACCAGTGACGACGGCGAGCGGGTGGTGACGGTCAGCCAGTCGGTGGATGCCAACGAGTGGGCCTACCTGGGCACCTATAGCTACACGGTGGGCCAGCAGGCCAGCGTGCTGCTGGACAACCAGGCCGAGCTTGGCGGCTCCAGCGTGTGGGCCGATGCGGTGGTGTGGGTGCCCGAGGATGGCGAGCCAGCCGCGCAGCAGCCGCGCTAG